A genomic segment from Paralichthys olivaceus isolate ysfri-2021 chromosome 22, ASM2471397v2, whole genome shotgun sequence encodes:
- the ank2b gene encoding ankyrin-2b isoform X7, whose translation MSEDNHSHYRLDPNDRLNGLGQRRKRPKKSDSNTSFLRAARAGNIDKVLEYLKGGVDISTCNQNGLNALHLAAKEGHVDLVQELLDRGAAVDSATKKGNTALHIASLAGQAEVVKILIKRGADINSQSQNGFTPLYMAAQENHLDVVRYLLENGGNQSTATEDGFTPLAIALQQGHNQVVSVLLENDTKGKVRLPALHIAARKDDTKSAALLLQNDHNADVQSKMMVNRTTESGFTPLHIAAHYGNVNVATLLLNRGAAVDFTARNGITPLHVASKRGNTNMVRLLLDRGSQIDAKTRDGLTPLHCAARSGHDTAVEVLLERGAPLLARTKNGLSPLHMAAQGDHVECVKHLLQHKAPVDDVTLDYLTALHVAAHCGHYRVTKLLLDKRANPNARALNGFTPLHIACKKNRVKVMELLVKYGASIQAITESGLTPIHVAAFMGHLNIVLLLLQNGASPDVSNIRGETALHMAARAGQVEVVRCLLRNGAMVDARAREDQTPLHIASRLGKTEIVQLLLQHMAHPDAATTNGYTPLHISAREGQVETASVLLEAGASHSLATKKGFTPLHVASKYGSLDVTKLLLQRHAPPDSAGKNGLTPLHVAAHYDNQKVALLLLDKGASPLTMAKNGYTPLHIAAKKNQMEIATVLLQYGAETSILTKQGVTPLHLASQEGHADMAALLMSKGAQVNVPTKSGLTALHLAAQEDKVTVAEILAKNGANLDQQTKLGYTPLIVACHYGNVKMVNFLLQNGAGVNAKTKNGYTPLHQAAQQGNTHIINVLLQHGAKPNAITVNGNTALGIARRLGYISVVDTLRVVTEEIITTTTTVTEKHKLNVPETMTEVLDVSDEEALKSIDDDDMSDDLMDIGGDDTMTGDGGEYLRAEDLRELGDDSLPGQYLDGMNYLRFSLEGGRTDSSDRSFTPTHQSYYSPKHEGMMEEMLTSHQVSSLARENDRDSYRLSWGTENLDNVALSSSPIHSGRSSPCHDHGDHSSFLVSFMVDARGGAMRGCRHNGLRIIIPPRKCSAPTRVTCRLVKRHRLATMPPMVEGEGLASRLIEVGPSGAQFLGKLHLPTAPPPLNEGESLVSRILQLGPPGTKFLGPVIVEIPHFAALRGKERELVILRSETGESWKEHHCEHTQEELNQILNGMDEELDTPEELERKRLCRIISRDFPQYFAVVSRIKQDSNLIGPEGGILSSTVVPQVQAVFPEGALTKRIRVGLQAQPVNIDVVRKNLGNKATFSPIVTLEPRRRKFHKPITMTIPVPKSNSDPVLNGFGGDTPTLRLLCSITGGTTPAQWEDITGTTPLTFINDCVSFTTNVSARFWLIDCRQLQESVNFSTQVYREIICVPYMAKFVIFAKTHDPIEARLRCFCMTDDKIDKTLEQQENFTEVARSRDVEVLEGKPIYADCFGNLVPLTKSGQHHLFSFFAFKENRLALFIKIRDNTQEPCGRLSFMKEPRNYRSLTQNAICNLNITLPSYCKESDSDQEQEDETSRTQEKYEERETSVLKSELIREPDLLSDVSEMKQDLIKMTAILTADSTEKSPSLGGCGLEKGTEDISGEPLEIMEKDLEKVKEDLEKVSEILRSGTYEGEVAEEATKAARMSEEWVLLSDSEIEEAKKMAAIEIQEPVLRESRSNRGAPRPKAIKDSGDLKEYLLDAPVNSKVKAKKEPAIQETFTDVVLQKVAKTTTPTKVQVKTTAADVKKPIRRKGKDQGQAEESTEAGGLLSVSTIPAPVSPVSPVVEETPIGSIKDKVKALQQKVEAEQKSKKVTGSKPSQLPVMGKSSPKAKESPKLDPPKSPKSETEKLEETMSVKELMQAFQTGQDPSKRKTGLFELKTSTASRSEKTTKSETIQSKSTTKAITSRVSQEREVSLDSKPRKKETTKQDKSVDPAHSELTETVDFGNCGLDDSSDSSKHEGVADSLSASSGDGTHLSSEDSYKHEGLATPGTSPESLCPSPKSGQHATPSPVTTTVKTLSKDTEKSGDSGLGATGEQLSTELSLPVSSSEAPDDHTTSESTSVRRSESKPSKPQKLTKRISETVETFLSDDESPDHRLELALIGSPASRSLSQRQESLELPLIQDSDALSPLADDSLTISHRDSLEGSPLMEENSSHKSPDSIEPSPTKESPPHDSLESSPVEQKSHPIFPSTLGPPSKSSSHPEPSKTTESPHDALRGRLLRDHETSADDDSCEQTSQMTSSGKSPLSPDTPSSEEVSYEVNSKPPDHTFLSVPSNPAVIPEEEEDTSDSYETKRKITPEEEMFKMAAKIKTFDEMEQDAKSKNKSRKDLFSSADAKIGDDSYETLEPTSEKLSQSECWLDKPPEDSKLALFVDPHIKVKPPSPFSAGLHDGSHSKEVKNTTTTSVTSEGPHSVSDQHHSNTKTQTNEQRLSPSVKCDADKKAAGTSNTENRTDEQKEECLRKSTECKGDNKNGQELGASRQLTGTQKPGNNITDEVKGDHREHTTAPEAGLGPTVAAGQTKELFKPEVCIYDDTEEEDEALEPPRTESKGVTAKADTDSWSAMREDDATFAARVKEEEQKILNLVVDRQSLQATPDTTPGRTPTEESTPTSEPNPFLFQEGKLFEMTRSGAIDMTKRSYEEEGGGFAFFQLGEPPLEEPLLEEARQEGNRSAAEPEVGLNLILEVKTEEDEKSKESSDSQLQSPPQGDQTGSKADASKSKIPKMGISASAKPTKKDQTSPEGLDIKTDKNINEGSLDVDSSFSDQMITNVQTAETTVTRSVYSEQGQESSDSSPEEPQSVIEAPKPTGKSKQSASSSVKKTPGKTQAKSAPQGRGNTSNTTSSSTSLKKEASFTSESKSKIPIKASTIKPDSTVKRVESTQDKKLKVPVKKDTRRKSETDAGPSVDVKTKTTSSKAKSFCEGESTTTKKPKGFQSRLPVRGKSGQSSHSPAPTKEKSTPRKKSIEFFEEISDEAAKLVARLAQAEKEKEQEAAAANSDDESSLIDPSIIEKETFSEMQFPPSGDVFPIRPLWDDPVETQMQRIPDDKVQSQVDPHDEAERKEQRLAIIADHLGFSWTELAREVEFSEERINLIRIENPNSLQDQSHALLKLWAEREGKHATEATLIKRLTKINRMDIVHLIETKIIKSTQEETSSHTYAEIERTIALDHSEGFSALHEDIDSPRPGRRTETTSRSPGSGQEVPMVSAEDLSPSFSSLHETDSTATGLRNTQKEKLQKEMEIKYSSQRIYEEMKDSVHTGGFKQEIADELGMLSDSSEEEVLTTRVVRRRVIIQADDLPDIPAQTVTEEKYTDEHGNMVVKKITRKVVRKYVSADGMETQEVTIEGSRQETVQIEEGDTVSRVVKRTVLHSEGDQKELTLSEPLASGAATASEFEMEPVQGRKVSKVVKTTMVKGKRMEKQTGDPSLAADLPSAREDFEKALSYAGGFGKQLLPHVVEKEFVQDDGSVVRRSHMRKSRTQKRTVVRDARGKHVHLERLDDTPDALQPNSLQQHLHQLLRHYCEDNREEEEEEEEESLD comes from the exons AATGGTCTTAACGCACTGCATCTGGCAGCCAAGGAGGGCCATGTGGATCTGGTCCAGGAACTGCTGGACAGAGGTGCAGCGGTCGATTCAGCCACAAAG AAAGGAAACACAGCGCTTCACATAGCCTCTCTAGCTGGTCAGGCTGAAGTCGTGAAGATCCTGATCAAACGAGGAGCGGACATCAACTCACAGTCTCAG AATGGATTCACTCCCTTGTACATGGCCGCTCAGGAGAATCACCTAGATGTGGTGCGCTACCTTCTGGAAAATGGAGGCAACCAGAGCACTGCTACCGAG GATGGCTTCACCCCTCTGGCCATCGCTCTCCAGCAGGGCCACAACCAGGTGGTTTCCGTCTTACTGGAGAACGATACTAAAGGCAAGGTCCGCCTGCCTGCATTGCATATTGCTGCACGCAAGGACGACACCAAGTCGGCCGCCCTGCTCCTCCAGAACGACCACAACGCCGATGTCCAGTCCAAG ATGATGGTCAATAGGACTACTGAG AGTGGATTCACCCCCCTGCATATCGCCGCCCACTATGGGAACGTCAATGTGGCCACGCTCCTGCTGAACCGAGGGGCAGCAGTGGACTTCACTGCGAgg AATGGGATTACTCCACTGCATGTGGCCTCCAAGCGTGGCAACACTAACATGGTTCGTCTGTTATTGGACCGTGGGTCTCAGATTGATGCTAAAACAAGG GATGGTCTCACTCCCCTCCACTGTGCGGCTCGGAGTGGACATGATACAGCTGTGGAGGTGCTGCTGGAGAGAGGAGCTCCCTTATTGGCCAGGACAAAG AACGGACTGTCTCCTCTCCACATGGCAGCGCAAGGCGATCACGTCGAATGCGTCAAACATCTTCTGCAGCACAAGGCGCCTGTTGATGATGTCACATTGGACTACCTGACGGCGCTCCATGTGGCGGCACACTGTGGTCATTACAGAGTCACCAAACTGCTGCTGGACAAGAGGGCCAACCCCAACGCCAGGGCTCTG AATGGCTTCACTCCGCTGCACATAGCCTGTAAGAAAAACCGCGTAAAGGTGATGGAGCTGCTGGTCAAGTATGGAGCCTCTATCCAGGCCATCACAGAG TCCGGTTTGACTCCCATCCACGTCGCGGCCTTCATGGGTCACCTGAACAtcgttctgctgctgctgcagaacggAGCTTCACCGGACGTCAGCAACATT CGTGGAGAAACAGCGTTGCACATGGCAGCCAGGGCAGGTCAGGTGGAGGTGGTTCGATGTTTGCTGAGGAACGGAGCGATGGTGGACGCCAGAGCTCGG GAGGACCAGACTCCCCTCCATATTGCATCCCGTCTGGGAAAAACTGAGATagtccagctgctgctccagcacATGGCCCATCCTGATGCTGCCACAACCAACGGCTACACCCCCCTCCACATCTCCGCCAGGGAGGGGCAGGTGGAGACGGCCTCTGTGCTGCTAGAGGCTGGTGCTTCTCATTCACTGGCCACTAAG AAAGGTTTCACCCCCCTGCATGTGGCCTCCAAGTACGGAAGCCTGGACGTGACCAAACTTCTGCTCCAGCGTCACGCTCCACCTGATTCTGCTGGAAAG AACGGCCTCACCCCGCTCCATGTGGCCGCACATTACGATAACCAAAAGGTTGCACTCCTGCTTTTGGACAAAGGAGCGTCCCCCCTCACAATGGCCAAG AACGGCTACACTCCTCTCCACATCGCCGCCAAGAAGAACCAGATGGAAATCGCTACAGTTCTGCTGCAGTATGGAGCCGAGACCAGCATCCTGACCAAGCAGGGCGTCACCCCGCTCCATCTGGCCTCCCAGGAGGGCCACGCCGACATGGCTGCCTTGCTCATGAGCAAGGGGGCCCAGGTCAACGTTCCCACCAAG AGCGGCCTGACTGCCCTCCATCTGGCAGCCCAGGAAGACAAAGTGACTGTTGCAGAGATCCTCGCCAAAAACGGCGCCAACCTCGACCAGCAGACCAAA TTGGGATACACTCCACTAATTGTAGCATGTCACTATGGTAACGTCAAGATGGTCAACTTCCTGCTACAGAATGGAGCCGGTGTCAACGCCAAGACCAAG AATGGATACACTCCCCTTCACCAGGCTGCCCAGCAaggcaacacacacatcattaacGTTCTGCTGCAACACGGCGCCAAGCCCAACGCTATAACTGTG aatGGTAACACTGCTCTGGGTATTGCTCGGAGGCTGGGCTACATCTCTGTAGTGGACACGCTGAGGGTCGTCACAGAGGagatcatcaccaccaccacg ACggtgacagagaaacacaagctGAACGTGCCAGAGACCATGACTGAAGTGCTGGATGTCTCGGATGAGGAGG CTTTGAAAtccattgatgatgatgatatgtCAGACGACCTCATGGATATTGGAG GTGACGACACAATGACAGGCGATGGAGGGGAGTATCTGAGGGCCGAGGACCTCAGGGAGCTTGGAGACGACTCCCTCCCCGGGCAGTACCTGGATGGAATGAACTACCTCCGCTTCAGCCTGGAGGGAGGACGCACTGACAG ttCAGACAGGTCCTTCACCCCCACCCACCAAAGCTACTACTCCCCTAAACATGAAGGCATGATGGAGGAGATGCTCACCAGCCACCAG GTTTCATCACTTGCCAGGGAGAATGACAGGGATTCATACAGACTGAGCTGGGGGACAGAGAACCTGGACAACGTGGCTTTATCCTCCAGCCCCATTCATTCTGG CCGTTCCTCTCCGTGCCATGATCATGGAGACCACAGCAG CTTCCTGGTCAGCTTCATGGTGGATGCCAGGGGTGGAGCCATGCGTGGTTGCCGACACAATGGCCTGCGCATCATCATCCCGCCCAGGAAGTGCAGCGCGCCCACGCGGGTGACGTGTCGGCTGGTGAAGAGGCACCGTTTGGCTACCATGCCCCCGATGGTTGAGGGTGAAGGCCTGGCCAGCAGGCTCATCGAGGTGGGGCCCTCGGGAGCCCAATTCCTCGG TAAACTTCACCTCCCCACTGCCCCTCCACCTCTTAATGAGGGGGAGAGTTTGGTTAGCAGAATCCTCCAACTCGGTCCACCGGGGACAAAATTCCTCGG TCCTGTGATCGTGGAGATCCCCCACTTTGCTGCCCTGcgggggaaagagagggagctgGTGATACTGAGGAGTGAGACAGGAGAAAGCTGGAAGGAGCATCACTGTGAACACACCCAGGAAGAACTCAACCAGATCCTCAATGGCATGGATGAGG AGTTGGACACAccggaggagctggagaggaagcGCCTTTGCCGTATCATCAGCAGAGATTTCCCACAATACTTTGCTGTGGTGTCACGCATCAAGCAGGACAGCAATCTGATTGGTCCTGAGGGAGGTATCCTGAGCAGCACAGTTGTGCCCCAAGTGCAGGCAGTTTTTCCTGAAGGGGCCCTCACCAAGAGGATCAGGGTCGGACTGCAG GCCCAGCCAGTGAATATAGATGTAGTGAGGAAGAACCTGGGGAACAAGGCAACCTTCAGCCCTATTGTCACCCTGGAGCCCCGCAGGAGAAAGTTCCATAAACCCATCACCATGACCATCCCTGTTCCCAAGAGCAACTCCGACCCAGTCCTGAACGGTTTTGGGGGAGACACACCCACCTTACGCCTGCTCTGCAGTATCACTG GTGGAACGACGCCAGCCCAATGGGAGGATATAACAGGAACCACCCCATTAACATTTATCAATGACTGTGTCTCCTTCACCACCAATGTGTCTGCTAG GTTCTGGCTCATAGACTGTCGGCAACTCCAGGAGTCTGTCAACTTCTCCACTCAGGTGTACCGAGAGATCATCTGTGTCCCTTACATGGCCAAGTTCGTCATCTTTGCCAAGACCCACGACCCCATCGAGGCCCGCCTGCGCTGCTTCTGCATGACAGACGACAAGATCGATAAAAccctggagcagcaggagaactTCACTGAGGTGGCCCGTAGCCGAGACGTAGAG GTGCTGGAAGGAAAACCGATCTATGCAGACTGTTTTGGAAACCTTGTTCCCCTCACCAAAAGTGGCCAACATCACCTCTTCAGCTTCTTTGCCTTTAAGGAGAATCGACTAGCACTCTTCATCAAA ATAAGAGACAACACTCAGGAGCCGTGTGGCCGCTTGTCCTTTATGAAAGAACCAAGGAACTACAGGTCACTCACCCAGAATGCTATATGCAACCTCAACATCACCCTCCCATCGTACTGTAAG GAATCCGATTCAGACCAAGAGCAAGAGGATGAG ACCAGCAGAACGCAGGAGAAAT ATGAAGAGCGGGAGACATCAGTCCTGAAATCAGAGTTGATTCGAGAGCCAGACCTTCTATCCGACGTGTCAGAGATGAAACAAGATTTGATCAAAATGACTGCCATCTTGACTGCAGACTCAACAGAGAAATCCCCTTCCTTAGGGGGGTGTGGTCTAGAGAAAGGAACTGAGGACATTTCTGGAGAACCGTTAGAAATAATGGAAAAGGACTTAGAAAAAGTCAAAGAGGACCTAGAGAAAGTCAGTGAGATACTAAGGAGTGGAACATATGAGGGCGAGGTGGCAGAGGAGGCAACAAAAGCAGCTAGAATGTCAGAGGAGTGGGTTCTTCTCTCAGACAGTGAGATAGAAGAGGCCAAAAAGATGGCGGCAATAGAAATTCAAGAGCCTGTTTTACGGGAAAGTAGATCTAACAGAGGGGCTCCCAGACCTAAAGCCATAAAGGACAGCGGTGATCTTAAAGAATACCTCTTGGATGCACCAGTAAACTCCAAAGTAAAAGCTAAGAAAGAGCCAGCCATACAAGAAACATTCACTGATGTTGTACTGCAGAAAGTTGCGAAAACAACCACTCCAACCAAAGTGCAAGTAAAAaccactgctgctgatgttAAAAAGCCAATCAGAAGAAAGGGGAAAGACCAGGGCCAGGCAGAGGAATCAACAGAGGCAGGTGGTCTTCTAAGTGTGTCAACAATCCCTGCTCCAGTATCGCCTGTATCCCCAGTGGTTGAAGAAACTCCGATAGGGTCAATAAAGGACAAAGTCAAAGCTTTACAGCAGAAAGTTGAGGCAGAGCAAAAGAGCAAAAAGGTCACTGGAAGCAAGCCTTCACAATTGCCTGTTATGGGCAAGTCCTCTCCTAAAGCCAAAGAAAGCCCTAAATTGGATCCCCCTAAATCCCCTaaatctgaaactgaaaaacttGAGGAGACAATGTCAGTTAAAGAACTGATGCAAGCATTCCAAACAGGGCAGGACCCCTCAAAGAGAAAAACTGGGCTGTTTGAGCTCAAAACATCCACAGCATCAAGATCGGAGAAAACCACAAAATCAGAAACCATCCAATCAAAATCCACGACCAAAGCAATAACATCACGTGTTTCTCAAGAGAGAGAAGTATCTTTGGATTCAAAACCCCGCAAGAAGGAGACAACTAAGCAAGACAAGTCAGTTGATCCTGCCCATTCAGAGCTGACTGAAACTGTAGACTTTGGAAATTGTGGCCTTGATGACAGCTCGGACAGCTCAAAACATGAGGGGGTGGCAGATTCACTAAGTGCTAGTTCTGGAGATGGAACTCATCTAAGCTCTGAGGACAGCTATAAACATGAGGGTTTAGCCACACCAGGCACAAGCCCTGAAAGTCTGTGTCCTTCTCCCAAATCTGGACAGCACGCAACTCCATCACCAGTTACCACAACAGTCAAAACACTAAGTAAAGACACAGAGAAGTCTGGAGACTCTGGTTTAGGGGCCACTGGTGAACAACTATCAACAGAATTGTCCCTCCCTGTTTCTTCCAGCGAAGCTCCAGATGACCACACTACAAGTGAGTCCACATCTGTTAGGAGGAGTGAGTCTAAGCCATCTAAACCCCAAAAGCTTACAAAAAGAATTTCAGAGACAGTAGAAACTTTTCTTAGCGATGACGAGAGCCCTGATCATCGGTTAGAATTGGCTTTAATTGGTTCTCCAGCCTCTAGATCCTTGTCTCAGCGGCAAGAAAGCTTAGAGCTGCCTTTAATACAAGACTCAGATGCGCTCAGCCCATTAGCTGATGATTCTTTGACAATAAGCCACAGAGACTCTCTAGAGGGTAGTCCTCTTATGGAAGAAAATTCCTCGCATAAGTCCCCAGACTCCATTGAACCTAGCCCAACCAAGGAATCACCTCCTCATGACTCCTTGGAGAGCAGTCCGGTAGAGCAAAAAAGCCACCCTATCTTCCCATCAACACTAGGTCCACCTAGTAAATCCTCTAGCCACCCAGAGCCCAGCAAAACCACAGAATCCCCGCATGATGCATTGCGTGGTAGGCTGCTTCGAGACCATGAGACTAGTGCTGATGATGACAGTTGTGAGCAGACATCTCAGATGACAAGTTCCGGTAAGAGTCCCCTCTCCCCCGACACTCCTAGTTCTGAAGAGGTAAGTTATGAGGTTAACTCTAAACCCCCTGACCATACATTCCTCTCGGTTCCATCCAACCCGGCTGTCAttccagaagaagaagaggatacATCAGACAGCTatgaaactaaaagaaaaatcactccagaggaggaaatgtttaagATGGcagccaaaataaaaacatttgatgaaaTGGAACAAGACGCGAAGAGCAAAAACAAGTCTAGGAaagatttgttttcctcagCAGATGCCAAAATAGGCGATGACAGCTATGAAACGTTAGAGCCCACAAGTGAGAAGCTTTCGCAAAGTGAATGTTGGCTCGATAAACCCCCAGAAGATTCAAAGTTAGCTCTTTTTGTTGATCCCCATATTAAAGTAAAACCTCCCTCTCCTTTTTCAGCAGGTTTGCATGATGGATCCCACAGCAAAGAGGTcaagaacacaacaacaaccagtgtCACTTCAGAGGGGCCTCACTCTGTCTCAGACCAacatcattcaaacacaaagacacaaacaaacgaACAAAGACTCTCCCCATCTGTAAAATGTGATGCAGACAAAAAGGCTGCTGGAActtcaaacactgaaaacaggACTGATGAACAAAAGGAAGAGTGCTTAAGGAAGTCAACAGAATGCAAAGGAGACAACAAAAATGGTCAAGAGTTAGGTGCTAGCAGGCAACTGACTGGTACACAGAAACCAGGTAACAATATAACAGATGAAGTCAAAGGAGATCACAGGGAGCATACAACAGCACCAGAAGCTGGACTTGGTCCAACTGTTGCTGCAGGTCAAACAAAGGAACTGTTCAAACCAGAGGTCTGCATCTACGATGACacggaggaagaggatgaggcaTTGGAACCTCCCAGAACTGAGTCAAAAGGTGTTACTGCAAAGGCAGACACTGACTCGTGGTCTGCCATGCGGGAGGATGATGCCACTTTTGCAGCTCGTGTcaaagaggaggaacagaagaTACTGAATTTAGTGGTGGACCGTCAGTCTCTTCAAGCAACTCCAGACACAACACCTGGTAGAACACCAACAGAAGAGAGCACTCCTACCAGTGAGCCCAATCCTTTTCTGTTCCAAGAAGGGAAGCTCTTTGAGATGACCCGAAGTGGTGCTATTGACATGACTAAGAGAAGCTATGAGGAAGAGGGGGGTGGCTTTGCCTTTTTCCAGTTAGGTGAACCACCTCTAGAGGAGCCTCTCTTAGAAGAGGCCAGGCAAGAAGGTAATAGATCAGCAGCAGAACCTGAAGTTGGCCTCAATCTTATACTAGAGGTTAAGACTGAGGAAGATGAAAAATCTAAAGAATCATCTGATTCTCAGCTTCAGTCCCCACCACAAGGTGATCAGACAGGCTCAAAGGCTGATGCCTCCAAATCTAAAATCCCTAAAATGGGAATTTCAGCTTCAGCAAAACCTACAAAGAAAGACCAGACATCCCCTGAAGGTCTAGAtattaaaacagacaaaaatattaATGAAGGATCCTTAGATGTAGACTCAAGTTTCTCTGACCAAATGATAACAAATGTACAAACAGCAGAAACTACAGTTACAAGATCTGTTTACTCTGAGCAAGGCCAAGAGTCGTCTGACTCCTCTCCAGAGGAGCCACAGTCAGTGATAGAAGCCCCCAAACCAACAGGCAAGTCTAAACAAAGTGCTTCCAGTAGTGTTAAAAAGACTCCAGGCAAAACACAAGCTAAGTCTGCTCCTCAAGGTAGGGGTAATACATCTAATACAACTTCCTCTTCAACCTCTCTTAAAAAAGAGGCCTCCTTCacatctgaatctaaatctaaaattCCCATTAAAGCGAGCACCATCAAGCCTGATTCTACTGTCAAACGTGTCGAATCTACCCAAGACAAAAAGCTTAAAGTCCCAGTAAAAAAGGATACAAGGAGAAAATCTGAGACAGACGCTGGTCCCTCTGTGGATGTCAAAACCAAGACAACATCTTCCAAAGCCAAGAGCTTTTGTGAAGGGGAGTCTACCACTACTAAAAAACCTAAAGGCTTCCAATCCAGATTGCCAGTCCGGGGCAAAAGTGGTCAGTCATCTCATTCACCAGCACCCACTAAAGAGAAAAGTACGCCACGCAAAAAGTCCATTGAGTTCTTTGAGGAGATAAGCGATGAGGCAGCGAAACTCGTGGCAAGGTTGGcacaggcagagaaagagaaagaacaagaggCTGCAGCCGCCAACTCGGATGATGAGAGCAGTCTCATTGATCCATCAATCATAGAAAAAGAAACCTTCTCTGAGATGCAGTTCCCTCCTTCAGGAGACGTCTTTCCTATTAGACCACTGTGGGACGACCCTGTGGAGACACAGATGCAGCGAATTCCAGATGATAAAGTCCAAAGTCAAG TAGACCCACATgatgaagcagagagaaaagagcaacGGTTGGCCATTATAGCTGACCACTTAGGCTTCAGCTGGACGG AGTTGGCAAGAGAAGTGGAGTTCAGTGAGGAGAGGATCAACCTGATAAGGATTGAAAACCCCAACTCACTGCAAGACCAAAGCCATGCCCTTTTGAAACTctgggcagagagggagggaaagcaTGCTACAG aggCAACGCTGATCAAGAGACTGACAAAGATCAACCGAATGGACATTGTTCACCTTATTGAAACCAAGATTATCAAGTCCACTCAGGAGGAGACATCATCACACACCTATGCAGAAATTGAGCGGACAATAGCACTGGATCATAGTGAAG GTTTCTCTGCACTTCATGAAGACATTGACAGCCCTCGGCCAGGCAGGCGCACAGAGACAACAAGTAGGAGCCCAGGCTCAGGACAAGAGGTACCCATGGTGTCAGCAGAGGACCTGTCCCCCAGTTTTTCATCACTTCATGAGACAGACTCCACAGCAACAGGCCTTAGAAATACCCAGAAGGAGAAATtacaaaaagaaatggaaataaaata CTCATCACAAAGAATATATGAGGAAATGAAGGACTCAGTACACACAGGCGGTTTTAAACAA